In one Corynebacterium bovis DSM 20582 = CIP 54.80 genomic region, the following are encoded:
- a CDS encoding ABC transporter permease subunit: MNTTPAQNQTPAQNQNPTPAQTPAAPRGGRAPQRSASSPAGGGVGAVTGLGRALRSETLKILTVRSTIVYLILAAGAMFGPMVLGSLLSDGDIESFTLNDLLIGTGIAQVIVVAFGAAGAAGETRSGMVAQAFLTERSRSLWLIARIIVSAVAAAVMYLIGVVLAWAVVQLVGPGLSADGVRPLVGGVIGIMAFAGIGAGIGALLRNTVAAVAVPVCWLFVLESMILMASSAYEMFRPVAEILPGVRVGELSGSSTGMVTEYSPVVDALIVIAWLVVICGLGLWRNRRADTK, from the coding sequence GTGAACACGACACCCGCGCAGAACCAGACACCCGCGCAGAACCAGAACCCCACCCCCGCGCAGACCCCGGCGGCCCCCCGGGGCGGCCGGGCACCGCAGCGGTCGGCGTCGTCCCCGGCGGGCGGGGGCGTGGGCGCGGTCACCGGCCTCGGCCGGGCGCTGCGGTCCGAGACCCTGAAGATCCTCACCGTCCGCAGCACGATCGTGTACCTCATCCTCGCGGCGGGGGCGATGTTCGGGCCGATGGTGCTGGGCAGCCTGCTGTCCGACGGCGACATCGAGTCGTTCACGCTGAACGACCTGCTCATCGGCACGGGCATCGCCCAGGTCATCGTCGTGGCGTTCGGCGCGGCCGGGGCCGCGGGGGAGACCCGCAGCGGCATGGTCGCGCAGGCCTTCCTCACCGAGAGGTCCCGGTCGTTGTGGCTCATCGCCCGGATCATCGTCTCCGCGGTGGCGGCGGCCGTGATGTACCTCATCGGCGTGGTGCTGGCGTGGGCCGTCGTGCAGCTGGTCGGGCCCGGCCTCAGCGCCGACGGGGTGCGGCCGCTCGTCGGCGGGGTCATCGGCATCATGGCCTTCGCGGGCATCGGCGCGGGCATCGGCGCGCTGCTGCGCAACACCGTCGCCGCCGTGGCGGTCCCCGTGTGCTGGCTGTTCGTCCTGGAGTCGATGATCCTCATGGCCTCCAGCGCGTACGAGATGTTCCGGCCCGTCGCCGAGATCCTGCCCGGCGTGCGCGTCGGCGAGCTCAGCGGGAGCAGCACCGGCATGGTCACGGAGTACAGCCCGGTCGTGGACGCGCTGATCGTCATCGCGTGGCTCGTGGTCATCTGCGGCCTGGGGCTGTGGCGCAACCGGCGCGCCGACACGAAGTAG